A window of the Deltaproteobacteria bacterium genome harbors these coding sequences:
- a CDS encoding TatD family hydrolase gives MWIDSHAHLEMEAFDPDRPQVIKRAFDQGIKRIITIGTDLDSSRQALALANDYPHIWATVGVHPHEAAAFHLKILPQLAQLAENPKVIAIGEIGLDFYRNLSPKEAQKETFRHLIHLARAVSLPIIIHDRDAHQEVLTLLREEKAWEIGGIFHCFSGDWEMARECLDLNFFLSVTGAITYKKGSVLEEVVRQAPIESLLLETDAPYLAPHPFRGKRNEPGYLIHTAEHVARLRGISLDALSQAILNNTQRAFKRMML, from the coding sequence ATGTGGATTGATTCTCACGCTCATCTGGAAATGGAAGCCTTTGACCCGGATCGCCCTCAAGTGATTAAACGGGCCTTCGATCAGGGGATTAAAAGGATCATCACCATTGGAACCGATTTGGACAGCAGCCGCCAGGCCCTGGCCTTGGCCAATGACTATCCCCATATTTGGGCTACGGTTGGTGTTCATCCCCATGAGGCCGCCGCCTTTCACCTCAAGATCCTTCCCCAATTAGCCCAATTAGCTGAAAATCCCAAGGTGATTGCCATAGGGGAAATCGGGCTGGACTTTTATCGCAACCTTTCACCGAAAGAAGCCCAAAAAGAAACTTTCCGGCACCTGATCCATTTGGCCCGGGCGGTCTCCCTGCCCATAATTATTCATGATCGCGATGCCCACCAGGAAGTGCTGACCTTATTAAGAGAAGAAAAGGCCTGGGAAATAGGGGGAATTTTTCACTGCTTTTCCGGGGATTGGGAGATGGCCCGGGAATGTTTGGACCTGAACTTTTTTCTGTCCGTAACCGGAGCCATTACCTATAAGAAGGGCTCGGTATTGGAAGAAGTCGTCCGCCAAGCCCCCATTGAATCTCTGCTGCTGGAAACCGATGCCCCTTACCTGGCCCCCCACCCCTTTCGGGGAAAACGAAACGAGCCGGGCTATCTGATCCATACGGCTGAACACGTCGCCCGGCTTCGAGGCATTTCTTTGGATGCGTTGAGCCAGGCCATCTTAAATAATACCCAAAGGGCCTTTAAACGGATGATGCTGTAA
- a CDS encoding PAS domain S-box protein — protein MPLNPTTDYSNILDALSDLESPFLEGIRFLTEESNDIIFIRDREGNFLYLSPGIQKVTGYTPEEWKTVHKSMITDHPINKMIPNYGESTLPPGQKLPAYPIEIYHKSGHPILLEINETPFLRKGQVSGMIGIARDISERKKLLKFVEDFRSFLEANPIPLVIYDPQGVVRYLNPAFEKTFGWFRNELIGQKIPFIPPEEVQPTIENIQELLNGKVLPNLETRRLTKTGDFLDINQAAFRYNDEEGKPAGIVVMLQDVTERRSLEREIKRRLSFEENLIDSTMDGIIAVDRQGRIVLFNQGAALITGYSREEVVNKLNATRLYPEEIARQVKKDLWSPLFGGKGKLIGYETTLINRSGGKVPMRLSGSILFDGDMEIGSVGFFHDLTPRKKIEDALKRETIVKEEIVEANPIPTLVLDREHRIVFWNRACVELTGYRRESMIGSQDAWKPFYATSQPILADLIINGDLTQLSRYYGGKNLRPSPMMKGAFEAESFHENLGGKPRYLYFLAAPIYDTTGELWGAIESIQDLTERKALEAKLSELATIDGLTGVYNRRFLEKRLGEETAKAKRYHDHLALILLDIDRFKEINDQFGHLVGDQVLKKTAETINHCMRMTDIVARYGGDEFVVLLPRTDPDQLSQFVERLDPALQNLSVQDQEKGTIQFTVSYGAYSNNKDYDQILRQADQNMYKNKHEG, from the coding sequence ATGCCCCTAAACCCCACAACTGATTATTCAAATATCCTGGATGCTCTCTCCGACCTGGAATCTCCCTTTCTTGAAGGTATCCGGTTTCTTACAGAAGAATCCAACGACATAATCTTCATCCGGGATCGGGAAGGTAATTTCTTATATCTGTCGCCTGGGATCCAAAAAGTAACCGGCTATACCCCGGAGGAATGGAAAACCGTCCATAAATCCATGATCACCGACCACCCCATCAATAAAATGATTCCGAATTATGGTGAGAGCACCCTTCCGCCCGGCCAGAAACTTCCCGCCTATCCCATTGAAATATATCACAAGTCCGGGCATCCGATCCTTTTGGAAATCAATGAGACCCCTTTCCTCCGAAAGGGGCAAGTATCCGGTATGATCGGGATTGCCCGGGACATCTCCGAACGTAAAAAACTTCTAAAATTCGTTGAAGATTTTCGTTCCTTTTTAGAAGCCAATCCCATCCCTTTGGTTATCTATGACCCCCAGGGGGTGGTCCGTTATCTCAACCCGGCCTTTGAAAAAACCTTCGGCTGGTTCCGGAATGAATTGATCGGGCAAAAAATTCCCTTTATTCCGCCAGAAGAAGTTCAACCCACGATAGAAAATATTCAAGAACTCTTGAATGGAAAAGTCCTGCCCAACCTTGAGACCAGGCGGTTAACCAAGACCGGTGATTTTTTGGACATCAATCAGGCTGCCTTCCGCTATAACGATGAGGAGGGAAAACCGGCCGGCATCGTGGTAATGCTTCAGGACGTGACCGAACGAAGGTCCCTGGAACGAGAGATTAAACGCCGATTGTCCTTTGAAGAAAACCTTATCGACAGCACTATGGACGGCATTATTGCCGTTGACCGCCAGGGCCGGATCGTACTCTTTAATCAAGGGGCGGCCCTGATAACCGGTTATTCCAGGGAAGAGGTCGTCAACAAGCTGAATGCCACCCGGCTCTATCCGGAAGAAATCGCCCGTCAGGTCAAGAAAGACTTGTGGAGCCCTCTGTTCGGTGGGAAAGGAAAGCTTATCGGGTATGAAACGACGCTGATCAATAGGAGCGGGGGAAAGGTCCCCATGCGTCTTTCCGGGAGCATTCTATTTGACGGAGACATGGAAATCGGCAGCGTCGGGTTTTTCCATGATTTGACCCCCAGAAAAAAAATTGAGGATGCCTTAAAACGGGAAACGATCGTTAAAGAAGAGATCGTCGAGGCCAATCCTATTCCTACGCTTGTTCTGGATCGGGAACATCGTATCGTTTTTTGGAACCGGGCCTGTGTGGAACTGACCGGTTACCGCCGGGAAAGTATGATAGGCAGCCAAGATGCCTGGAAACCCTTTTATGCGACGTCACAACCCATCCTGGCCGACTTGATCATCAACGGCGACCTGACCCAGTTGAGCCGTTATTACGGTGGGAAAAACCTCAGGCCCTCTCCCATGATGAAGGGGGCCTTTGAAGCCGAAAGTTTTCATGAAAACCTGGGAGGAAAACCCAGGTACCTTTATTTTTTAGCCGCTCCCATCTACGATACTACCGGCGAACTTTGGGGGGCCATCGAATCCATCCAGGACCTGACCGAGCGTAAGGCCTTAGAGGCTAAATTATCGGAACTGGCCACGATCGATGGACTCACCGGGGTTTATAACCGGCGGTTTCTGGAAAAAAGACTAGGGGAAGAAACGGCCAAGGCTAAACGATACCATGATCATCTGGCCCTGATCCTTTTGGATATTGACCGATTTAAGGAAATCAATGACCAATTTGGACATCTGGTCGGGGACCAGGTTTTAAAAAAGACGGCCGAAACCATCAATCATTGCATGCGCATGACGGATATAGTCGCCCGTTACGGTGGGGATGAATTTGTGGTCCTCCTTCCCAGGACTGATCCGGACCAATTGTCTCAGTTCGTGGAACGATTAGATCCGGCTTTACAAAATTTAAGTGTCCAGGATCAGGAAAAAGGGACCATTCAGTTTACTGTGTCCTATGGAGCCTATTCCAATAACAAGGACTACGACCAGATTTTACGCCAGGCCGACCAAAATATGTACAAAAACAAACACGAAGGATAA
- a CDS encoding zinc ribbon domain-containing protein — MPIYEFCCDHCHKTFELLAVQNDDLIAPVCPSCQSPEISRVLSRINVGSSSRDGQSFPQVSERSCASGSCTTIDIPGPSK, encoded by the coding sequence ATGCCTATTTACGAATTCTGCTGTGATCATTGCCATAAAACTTTCGAACTGCTGGCCGTTCAGAATGATGACCTCATAGCCCCGGTTTGTCCTTCCTGCCAGTCACCGGAAATCAGCCGGGTCCTTTCAAGAATTAATGTTGGGAGTTCTTCCAGGGATGGGCAATCATTTCCACAGGTCAGTGAGCGCAGTTGTGCTTCAGGAAGTTGTACCACCATAGATATCCCAGGCCCCAGCAAGTAG
- a CDS encoding DUF2065 domain-containing protein, whose protein sequence is MEDFITVLGLILVLEGLPYFAFPVTFKTWIAHMLELPESRLRVYGLISMVIGLFLIYLARRSGWLTG, encoded by the coding sequence ATGGAAGATTTTATAACCGTACTGGGACTGATTCTGGTTTTGGAAGGGTTGCCCTATTTTGCTTTCCCGGTGACCTTTAAAACCTGGATTGCGCACATGCTGGAATTACCGGAATCCCGATTGCGGGTATACGGATTGATTTCCATGGTGATCGGCCTTTTTTTAATCTATCTGGCCCGCCGATCCGGATGGCTGACAGGCTGA